A region of Paractinoplanes abujensis DNA encodes the following proteins:
- a CDS encoding DUF881 domain-containing protein, protein MDSRTVELDGPTRPLSVPRETPPVPSPDPVTPEQSAQPDPGETTRVLEPPVKAPEPDPEPAPVEERSEPVRQEAPPGARGLFQKRPSSAGALILVLLALFGFTLAVQLKSNDSDEGLAGARQEDLVRILSDLEARDSRLQSEISALETSQRQLTSGVAGRQAALAEAQKRSDELGLLAGTLAGRGPGLRIVIDGVKAGAILNTVQELRGAGGEVMQIAGAGGRPVRIVASSYFVDAEGGGIVADGQGLSGPYVLTVIGQPSVMQTALQIPGGVVASVNSDGGSVTLEQRTLVEVTAIRDAKTMQYARPAS, encoded by the coding sequence ATGGACTCCCGGACCGTCGAGCTGGACGGGCCGACGCGGCCGCTGTCCGTGCCGCGCGAGACGCCGCCGGTGCCGTCACCCGATCCAGTGACACCGGAGCAGTCGGCACAACCCGATCCGGGCGAGACCACGCGGGTGCTCGAACCGCCGGTCAAGGCGCCCGAACCGGACCCTGAGCCGGCCCCGGTCGAGGAGCGGTCCGAGCCCGTACGGCAAGAAGCTCCTCCCGGTGCCCGCGGGCTCTTCCAGAAGCGGCCCAGCTCGGCCGGAGCGCTGATCCTGGTGCTGCTGGCGTTGTTCGGGTTCACGCTGGCGGTGCAGCTCAAGAGCAACGACAGCGACGAGGGCCTGGCCGGCGCGCGTCAGGAGGACCTGGTGCGCATCCTGAGCGACCTGGAGGCGCGCGACAGCCGCCTGCAGAGCGAGATCAGCGCCCTGGAGACCAGCCAGCGTCAGCTCACCTCGGGCGTGGCGGGCCGGCAGGCGGCGCTGGCCGAGGCGCAGAAGCGTTCCGACGAGCTGGGCCTGCTGGCGGGCACCCTGGCCGGGCGCGGTCCGGGTCTGCGGATCGTGATCGACGGGGTCAAGGCCGGCGCGATCCTCAACACGGTGCAGGAGTTGCGCGGCGCCGGTGGTGAGGTGATGCAGATCGCCGGGGCGGGCGGCCGGCCCGTACGGATCGTGGCGTCGAGCTATTTCGTCGACGCCGAGGGCGGCGGCATCGTGGCCGACGGTCAGGGCCTGTCCGGGCCGTACGTGCTGACCGTGATCGGGCAGCCGTCGGTCATGCAGACGGCGCTGCAGATCCCGGGCGGGGTGGTGGCGTCGGTGAACAGTGACGGCGGTAGCGTGACGTTGGAACAACGGACCTTGGTCGAAGTGACCGCGATCCGGGACGCCAAGACCATGCAATACGCACGTCCGGCCTCCTGA
- a CDS encoding small basic family protein, protein MIAVLALIAGVALGIVFDPTVPVVLQPYLPIAVVAALDAVFGGVRARLDGIFDDKQFVVSFISNVLVAALIVYLGDQLGVGTQLSTGVVVVLGVRIFGNVAAIRRHLFRA, encoded by the coding sequence ATGATCGCCGTACTCGCCCTGATCGCCGGTGTCGCCCTGGGCATCGTGTTCGATCCCACCGTGCCGGTGGTCCTGCAGCCCTATTTGCCGATCGCGGTGGTGGCGGCGCTGGACGCGGTGTTCGGCGGGGTGCGGGCGCGGCTCGACGGCATCTTCGACGACAAGCAGTTCGTCGTCTCGTTCATCTCGAACGTGCTGGTGGCCGCGCTGATCGTGTATCTCGGCGACCAGCTCGGCGTGGGCACCCAGCTCTCCACGGGCGTCGTGGTCGTCCTCGGCGTGCGCATCTTCGGCAATGTGGCGGCGATCCGCCGGCACCTGTTCCGGGCCTGA